The Caulifigura coniformis genome includes a region encoding these proteins:
- a CDS encoding DUF1559 domain-containing protein, which translates to MKLPLSNGRHKVRGFTLIELLVVIAIIAILIALLLPAVQQAREAARRTQCRNSLKQLGLAMHNYHDAFNMFPGVSYDHEIQGGDENLHASYGWAVFLFPYIDQAPAYNQLAPGGLRLHDAVKVPALLTILQTPIPVFRCASDTGPTLNTHYPINDRSGTAAQRKAVAMSNYVGVSSAGDVDRLDTNGTFVPATNVQGNKIGKRGIRDMTDGTSNTLMIGERAWKLAGVEIGAANVYGHNGNADIEHSPSYVDGFISVVAGGKPDMNEIATCGTACNDVDGRQGFSSVHTGGAHFLAGDGSVRFVSENIDHKIGGATDSLYELVMNVSDGLPVGEF; encoded by the coding sequence ATGAAGCTGCCACTGTCGAACGGCCGGCACAAAGTCCGGGGGTTCACCCTTATCGAGTTGCTCGTCGTCATCGCCATCATCGCGATCCTCATCGCACTGCTGCTCCCCGCGGTCCAGCAGGCCCGCGAAGCCGCGCGACGCACCCAGTGCCGCAACAGCCTCAAACAGCTCGGGCTGGCGATGCACAACTACCACGACGCCTTCAACATGTTTCCGGGCGTGAGCTACGACCACGAAATCCAGGGAGGTGACGAGAATCTCCACGCCAGCTACGGCTGGGCCGTCTTCCTCTTTCCGTACATCGACCAGGCGCCTGCCTACAACCAGTTGGCCCCCGGCGGCCTGCGTCTCCACGACGCCGTGAAGGTTCCGGCCCTGCTCACAATCCTCCAGACGCCGATCCCGGTGTTCCGGTGCGCGTCCGATACCGGACCCACACTGAACACGCACTACCCGATCAACGACAGGTCCGGAACCGCTGCCCAGCGGAAGGCCGTGGCGATGTCGAACTACGTGGGCGTGAGCAGCGCTGGGGACGTGGACCGTCTCGATACCAACGGCACCTTTGTTCCCGCGACGAATGTTCAGGGGAACAAGATCGGCAAGCGCGGCATCCGCGACATGACGGACGGCACGAGCAACACGTTGATGATCGGCGAGCGGGCCTGGAAACTCGCCGGCGTCGAAATCGGTGCGGCCAACGTTTACGGGCACAATGGGAATGCCGACATCGAGCATAGCCCCAGCTACGTCGACGGCTTCATCTCTGTCGTCGCCGGCGGAAAGCCCGATATGAATGAAATCGCCACCTGCGGCACCGCTTGCAACGACGTCGACGGGCGGCAGGGCTTCTCCAGCGTCCACACCGGAGGCGCCCATTTCCTCGCCGGCGACGGCTCGGTTCGCTTCGTCAGTGAAAACATCGATCACAAGATCGGCGGAGCGACTGATTCGCTCTACGAACTGGTCATGAATGTCAGCGATGGCCTGCCCGTCGGCGAATTCTGA
- a CDS encoding transthyretin-like family protein, with amino-acid sequence MKRSILSLAALLGFVISGCGADGPDIGSVTGVVTLDGRPVEGAMIYFEPVKGGRSSTALTDTEGKYELKYIGDRMGALLGDHQVRITKFRKAIQDDHGKVTDKGMPEQFPKTANSESNLTAKVEPGDNVYDFAVVSK; translated from the coding sequence ATGAAGCGCTCAATTCTTTCGCTCGCTGCTCTCCTCGGGTTCGTCATCTCTGGATGCGGCGCCGACGGCCCGGACATCGGGTCGGTGACCGGTGTCGTGACCCTCGATGGCCGACCCGTCGAGGGGGCCATGATCTATTTCGAACCGGTGAAAGGTGGCCGCAGTTCGACGGCCCTCACCGATACCGAAGGGAAATACGAACTGAAGTACATCGGCGATCGCATGGGGGCGCTGCTGGGCGACCACCAGGTGCGGATCACCAAATTCCGGAAAGCCATTCAGGATGACCACGGCAAGGTCACCGACAAGGGGATGCCGGAGCAGTTCCCGAAGACGGCCAACTCGGAATCCAACCTGACGGCAAAGGTCGAACCGGGCGACAACGTCTATGATTTCGCAGTCGTGTCGAAGTAG
- a CDS encoding galactose oxidase has product MNRRNLPLAIFFATAVWITGGLPAMGQQTALKETGWSELPSIPDPLGVAGPFVGVSNERLIVAGGANFAEGKRPWAGGVKTWRDAIYVLDDAEGAWRTCMTTLPRPLGYGVSISTPEGLWCIGGSDANRHSAEVFLLQTDDQDVRVIAQPSLPMPLANSAGALVGSKIVVAGGIESPTSTQAVNKVFVLDTAAPPAARQWKTLAGRSGAGRMLATAGAQGNDFYLFGGVSLQADAKGAPERIKPFLKEAWRLRFEEDGGTTWKRLADLPAPRVACPTPAPLVTDSRLLVISGDDGSLSAAEEDRHPGFETTVFSYNIAKDEWRPEQPIVRWNGSDPATKPWDCVWPPVTTGSAFWQGLIVIPSGEIRPGVRTRRVLTAGSEILD; this is encoded by the coding sequence ATGAACAGACGAAATCTTCCCCTCGCGATCTTCTTTGCAACCGCCGTGTGGATCACGGGAGGGCTCCCGGCCATGGGGCAGCAGACTGCACTCAAGGAGACAGGCTGGAGCGAACTGCCGTCCATTCCCGATCCACTCGGCGTGGCGGGGCCCTTCGTCGGAGTGAGCAACGAAAGGCTGATCGTTGCGGGCGGGGCCAACTTCGCAGAGGGGAAACGGCCGTGGGCCGGCGGAGTGAAGACCTGGCGCGACGCCATCTATGTGCTCGACGACGCCGAGGGAGCCTGGCGGACGTGCATGACGACGTTGCCCCGTCCCCTGGGATACGGCGTCTCGATTTCGACTCCTGAAGGTCTCTGGTGCATCGGCGGGAGCGACGCAAACCGGCACTCCGCCGAGGTGTTTCTCCTGCAGACCGACGACCAGGACGTGCGCGTCATCGCACAGCCGTCGCTCCCGATGCCGCTGGCCAACAGTGCGGGAGCGCTGGTGGGATCGAAGATCGTGGTCGCAGGCGGGATTGAATCTCCGACATCGACGCAGGCAGTGAACAAGGTCTTTGTACTCGACACGGCCGCGCCGCCCGCCGCACGGCAATGGAAGACTCTCGCGGGCCGGTCAGGGGCCGGACGCATGCTGGCGACCGCAGGAGCTCAGGGGAACGACTTCTATCTGTTCGGGGGAGTCAGCCTGCAGGCCGATGCGAAGGGGGCGCCCGAACGGATCAAGCCGTTTCTCAAGGAGGCGTGGCGACTGCGGTTTGAGGAAGACGGAGGCACGACATGGAAGCGTCTGGCCGATCTTCCGGCACCGCGTGTTGCATGTCCCACTCCCGCGCCGCTTGTGACCGATAGCAGGTTGCTGGTGATCAGCGGCGATGATGGGTCGCTGAGCGCCGCGGAAGAGGATCGTCACCCGGGGTTCGAGACGACCGTCTTCTCGTACAACATCGCGAAGGACGAATGGCGGCCCGAGCAGCCGATCGTCCGCTGGAACGGATCGGACCCGGCAACGAAGCCCTGGGATTGTGTCTGGCCTCCGGTCACCACCGGATCGGCCTTCTGGCAGGGCCTGATCGTCATTCCAAGCGGCGAGATCCGGCCAGGTGTCCGAACGCGCCGCGTGCTCACCGCTGGATCGGAGATCCTCGACTGA
- a CDS encoding 3-ketoacyl-ACP reductase encodes MPASPRPVALITGSTRGIGLGIARRLASDGYDIGLNGVRPEADAQEAIREITSQGAAVAYARGDVSSAADRTSMLEAVRSRFGRLDVLINNAGITSPGRKDILNEADEESFDRVMGVNLKGPFFLTQAAARWMVEQRQADQGFQGCIINVSSVSAEFVSTNRGDYCLSKAATRMATWLWATRMAEFGIPVYEIQPGVIRSDMTSGVTEKYDRLIAGGLTLDRRWGEPDDVGRAVAALVRGDIPYATGQVLKIDGGMTIRTL; translated from the coding sequence ATGCCCGCCTCGCCACGCCCCGTCGCCTTGATCACCGGCAGCACCCGCGGAATCGGGCTGGGGATCGCTCGCAGGCTCGCCAGCGATGGATACGACATCGGGCTCAACGGGGTCCGGCCCGAGGCAGATGCGCAGGAGGCGATCCGCGAGATCACGTCGCAGGGAGCCGCGGTCGCCTACGCGCGGGGGGACGTCAGTTCGGCAGCCGACCGGACATCAATGCTCGAGGCCGTGCGATCACGATTCGGAAGGCTCGACGTCCTGATCAACAACGCCGGCATCACTTCGCCCGGACGAAAAGACATCCTCAACGAAGCGGACGAGGAATCGTTCGATCGAGTGATGGGCGTGAACCTCAAAGGCCCGTTCTTTCTGACTCAGGCCGCCGCCCGCTGGATGGTCGAACAACGGCAGGCCGATCAGGGTTTTCAGGGCTGCATCATCAACGTCTCGTCCGTGTCGGCCGAGTTCGTCTCGACCAATCGGGGCGACTACTGTCTGTCGAAGGCGGCGACGCGGATGGCGACCTGGCTGTGGGCCACCCGGATGGCCGAATTCGGCATTCCCGTTTATGAAATCCAGCCTGGCGTGATCCGCAGCGACATGACGTCGGGGGTGACGGAGAAATACGACCGGCTGATCGCCGGAGGGCTGACTCTCGATCGCCGGTGGGGTGAGCCGGACGACGTCGGCCGGGCGGTTGCGGCCCTCGTCCGCGGAGACATCCCGTATGCGACGGGACAGGTTCTGAAGATCGACGGCGGGATGACGATCCGGACGTTGTGA
- a CDS encoding cytochrome c oxidase subunit 3, with protein sequence MTDRLPRTPPAATPPIPDRHAVGRLRDAQRAAFILGLIVTSSLGIFAGCLRLFGHPSPGDSLQFPVAFGVSTLLLLAGSIAMNRALHFVCMERQPEFRGWLKVTAVLAALFMGIQSYGLLGMTPATRSPTETSLGVRPLVMTLAGLHVMHFFVATLFISVVLSRSIADRYDHEYHWGVTVCAWFWHLLGFVWMAILAVFAIAIGS encoded by the coding sequence ATGACGGACCGCCTGCCCCGCACGCCTCCCGCCGCAACGCCGCCGATCCCAGATCGTCATGCCGTGGGCCGCCTTCGCGATGCGCAGCGCGCGGCGTTCATCCTGGGACTGATCGTCACGTCCAGCCTGGGAATCTTTGCCGGTTGCCTGCGTCTCTTCGGCCACCCCAGTCCCGGCGATTCCCTGCAGTTTCCGGTCGCGTTCGGTGTCAGCACGCTGCTTCTTCTCGCCGGCAGCATCGCCATGAATCGCGCTCTGCACTTTGTCTGCATGGAGCGTCAGCCCGAGTTTCGCGGGTGGCTCAAAGTCACCGCTGTGCTCGCCGCACTGTTCATGGGAATCCAGTCGTATGGTCTCCTGGGAATGACGCCGGCGACAAGGTCTCCGACGGAAACGTCGCTGGGAGTCCGGCCGCTCGTGATGACGCTGGCCGGCCTGCACGTGATGCACTTCTTCGTGGCGACGCTCTTCATCTCGGTCGTGCTCTCGCGTTCCATCGCCGACCGCTACGACCACGAGTACCATTGGGGCGTGACCGTGTGCGCGTGGTTCTGGCACCTGCTGGGCTTCGTGTGGATGGCCATCCTGGCTGTGTTCGCGATCGCCATCGGCTCGTGA
- a CDS encoding lactonase family protein, translating to MPRRILFLAALAFAPLASMSHAAESPSEVTVYFGTYTRGSDSKGIYASKLNLKTGELSKPELKAEIANPSFLAIAPDGQHLYCVAELAEFEGKKNAGGVAAFEIDAATKNLKPLNQQSSGGGGPCHIVVDHSGRNALVANYGGGSVACLPINEDGTLKPASSFIQHTGEVADKKRQQGPHGHSINVDPNNAFAIAADLGLDKLLVYRFDADKGTLTPNDPPSTSLRPVDGPRHFAFHPGGNFAYVINEISLTITALRYAPQHGVLYAMQTISTVPDDIKGPQYSTAEVQVHPSGNWVYGSNRVHDSIAMFSVDPKTGELKSLGQEPCGGKIPRNFGIDPTGQFMLVANQDSNNVVVFRINQETGKLEKTGVEIACPKPVCVKFLF from the coding sequence ATGCCACGAAGAATTCTGTTCCTCGCCGCGCTGGCCTTCGCTCCACTGGCTTCCATGTCGCACGCCGCTGAATCTCCTTCCGAAGTCACCGTCTACTTCGGAACCTACACGCGCGGCAGCGACAGCAAGGGGATCTATGCCTCGAAGCTGAATCTCAAGACAGGCGAACTGAGCAAGCCGGAACTCAAGGCCGAGATCGCCAATCCGTCGTTCCTCGCGATCGCTCCCGATGGCCAGCACCTGTACTGCGTGGCCGAGCTGGCGGAGTTCGAAGGGAAAAAGAACGCCGGCGGAGTCGCGGCCTTTGAGATCGACGCGGCCACGAAGAACCTCAAGCCCCTGAACCAGCAGTCATCCGGCGGCGGCGGACCGTGCCACATCGTCGTCGATCATTCCGGCCGAAACGCGCTCGTCGCCAACTACGGCGGGGGCAGCGTCGCGTGCCTGCCGATCAATGAAGACGGCACGCTGAAGCCCGCCTCGTCGTTCATCCAGCACACCGGCGAAGTCGCCGACAAGAAACGCCAGCAGGGCCCGCACGGGCACTCGATCAACGTCGACCCCAACAACGCCTTTGCGATCGCGGCCGACCTGGGGCTCGACAAGCTGCTCGTCTACAGGTTCGACGCTGACAAGGGGACGCTCACGCCGAACGATCCGCCGTCCACATCGCTGCGGCCGGTCGATGGGCCCCGCCATTTCGCGTTCCATCCCGGCGGGAACTTCGCCTACGTCATCAACGAAATCTCGCTGACGATCACGGCCCTGCGCTACGCTCCCCAGCATGGCGTTCTCTATGCCATGCAGACCATCAGCACCGTTCCCGACGACATCAAGGGCCCGCAGTATTCGACGGCCGAGGTGCAGGTCCATCCTTCCGGCAACTGGGTGTACGGCTCGAATCGAGTCCACGACAGCATCGCGATGTTCTCGGTCGACCCGAAGACCGGCGAGCTGAAGTCGCTCGGCCAGGAACCCTGCGGCGGCAAGATTCCGCGCAATTTCGGCATCGACCCGACTGGCCAGTTCATGCTCGTCGCGAACCAGGACTCCAACAACGTCGTCGTCTTCCGGATCAACCAGGAGACCGGCAAGCTGGAGAAGACGGGCGTCGAGATCGCGTGTCCGAAGCCAGTCTGCGTGAAGTTCCTGTTCTGA
- a CDS encoding carbon-nitrogen hydrolase family protein produces the protein MLIAAVQMDVKIGDVAGNSKRMADFIRHNASGGVRLSVFPECAATGYCFDSLEEGRQYGETLEGGSVETLTAACRAGNTYAVYGTLEKTETDLYNAAVLVGPQGLIATYRKVHLPWLGIDKFTTYGDRAFDLHEVDGVRLGMNICYDSGFPESSRCLALLGADLVVLPTNWPPGAECLAEHAIRTRAMENGIYYLAVNRVGEERGTTFIGRSSICAPNGDVMAMASAGHEEILIAEIDPERARRKRIVRSPGKHVIDRVADRRPDMYGPIVAPSTLRTPRQDGG, from the coding sequence ATGCTGATCGCTGCCGTCCAGATGGACGTCAAAATCGGTGACGTCGCCGGCAACTCCAAACGAATGGCCGACTTCATCCGCCACAACGCGTCCGGCGGAGTGCGGCTCTCGGTTTTTCCGGAATGCGCGGCGACCGGATACTGCTTCGATTCGCTCGAAGAAGGGCGGCAGTACGGCGAAACGCTCGAGGGCGGCTCGGTCGAGACGCTCACCGCCGCCTGCCGTGCAGGGAACACTTACGCCGTCTACGGAACGCTCGAGAAGACCGAGACCGACCTCTACAACGCGGCCGTCCTCGTCGGGCCCCAAGGGCTCATCGCGACCTATCGCAAGGTCCATCTCCCCTGGCTCGGCATCGACAAGTTCACGACCTACGGCGACCGCGCGTTCGATCTCCACGAGGTCGACGGAGTCCGGCTGGGCATGAACATCTGCTACGACTCCGGGTTCCCGGAATCGTCGCGATGCCTCGCCCTCCTCGGCGCGGATCTCGTTGTGCTGCCGACGAACTGGCCTCCCGGGGCGGAATGCCTGGCCGAGCACGCCATCCGCACGCGGGCCATGGAGAATGGCATCTATTACCTCGCAGTGAATCGCGTCGGAGAAGAGCGGGGGACGACCTTTATCGGCCGCAGCAGCATCTGCGCACCGAACGGCGACGTGATGGCGATGGCGTCTGCCGGTCACGAGGAAATCCTGATCGCCGAGATCGACCCCGAACGGGCCCGCCGGAAGCGGATCGTCCGCAGCCCCGGCAAGCATGTGATCGACCGCGTCGCCGATCGCCGGCCCGACATGTACGGACCGATCGTCGCCCCGAGCACCCTTCGGACGCCGCGGCAGGATGGCGGCTGA
- a CDS encoding serine/threonine protein kinase — MKFLKKLFAPGPAKARPVDVKKRFELIGRVGQGSMSKVWRARDSMSGKPVALKVLDKAKTARLEKRFVGLNRPPEGVVAIGLRHPNIVRTHEHGLTTDGEQYLVMEFVEGVGLSYLVDRQNERMKTNCLWYAVQLGEALDYLHRHQWIHRDLCPRNIIVSDEDVVKLIDFGLVVPNTPPFRAPGNRTGTASYMAPELIKRLATDERIDIFSYAVTVFEMFAKQLPWKTDQADTMESVLQHINTPPRDLKKLVPGIDEQVAATVMKGLANDPRDRWPTVRKMVDDLKASGRRLNLLPADE; from the coding sequence ATGAAGTTCCTCAAAAAACTGTTCGCACCGGGCCCCGCCAAGGCCAGGCCAGTCGACGTCAAAAAACGGTTCGAGCTGATCGGGCGGGTCGGGCAGGGGAGTATGTCGAAGGTCTGGCGCGCCCGCGACTCGATGTCCGGCAAGCCCGTCGCGCTCAAGGTCCTCGACAAGGCGAAAACGGCCCGCCTCGAGAAACGCTTCGTCGGTTTGAACCGGCCACCCGAAGGGGTCGTCGCGATCGGGCTCCGTCATCCGAACATCGTCCGCACTCATGAGCATGGACTGACGACCGACGGTGAACAGTACCTGGTGATGGAGTTCGTGGAAGGCGTCGGACTGAGCTACCTGGTCGACCGCCAGAACGAGCGGATGAAAACGAACTGTCTCTGGTATGCCGTCCAGCTCGGCGAGGCGCTCGACTACCTCCATCGGCACCAGTGGATCCACCGCGACCTCTGCCCGCGGAACATCATCGTCTCCGACGAAGACGTCGTGAAGCTGATCGACTTCGGCCTGGTCGTCCCGAATACGCCACCGTTCCGCGCCCCGGGCAATCGCACCGGCACCGCCAGCTACATGGCCCCGGAACTCATCAAGCGGCTGGCGACGGACGAACGCATCGACATCTTCTCGTACGCGGTGACCGTCTTCGAAATGTTCGCCAAACAGCTTCCCTGGAAGACCGATCAGGCCGACACCATGGAGAGCGTGCTGCAGCACATCAACACACCTCCGCGCGATCTCAAGAAGCTCGTTCCCGGCATCGATGAGCAGGTGGCCGCGACCGTCATGAAGGGCTTGGCCAACGATCCGCGCGACCGCTGGCCCACCGTCCGCAAGATGGTCGACGACCTCAAGGCCAGCGGCCGGCGGCTGAACCTCCTTCCGGCCGACGAGTAG
- a CDS encoding ArsR/SmtB family transcription factor: MLATAEPTHDVFAAISHPARRRMLDLLIETDRSVHTLAGHFQMSRPAVSQHLRILLDAGLVTEQRRGRERHYHLIPDRLGEVRDWMAQYERFWDDRLQRLQNLLSKKDEE; this comes from the coding sequence ATGTTAGCGACTGCCGAACCGACCCACGACGTCTTCGCCGCGATCAGTCATCCAGCGCGACGAAGGATGCTCGATCTCCTCATCGAGACAGATCGCTCCGTTCATACCCTCGCCGGGCACTTCCAGATGAGCCGCCCGGCCGTCTCGCAGCACCTCCGCATTCTCCTGGATGCCGGCCTGGTGACCGAGCAGCGGCGCGGACGCGAACGTCACTACCACCTCATCCCCGACAGACTCGGCGAGGTGCGCGACTGGATGGCCCAGTACGAAAGGTTCTGGGATGACCGCCTCCAGCGGCTTCAGAATCTGCTGTCGAAAAAGGACGAAGAATGA
- a CDS encoding SRPBCC family protein — protein MTQTIRKELRLPQSREQVWRAITDSATLAEWMFPNDFEPRVGHTFTFRVPPNPKVGFEGLIVDSEVLECEPPSRLIFTWSAGELTGTCVSFRLEPDGDGTRLLFEHSGFDVSSPFGKQAFHGAEFGWAKMLKQLSDVVANLRSGCSESSTREIPAS, from the coding sequence ATGACTCAAACGATTCGCAAAGAACTCCGGCTCCCGCAGTCGAGGGAGCAGGTCTGGCGGGCGATCACCGACAGCGCCACTCTCGCCGAGTGGATGTTTCCCAACGATTTCGAGCCCCGCGTCGGGCACACCTTCACATTCCGTGTCCCGCCGAATCCGAAGGTGGGATTCGAAGGACTCATCGTCGACAGCGAAGTGCTCGAGTGTGAACCGCCGAGCCGCCTGATTTTCACGTGGTCTGCCGGCGAACTCACGGGAACCTGCGTGAGCTTCCGACTCGAGCCCGATGGCGACGGAACGCGTCTCCTGTTCGAGCATTCGGGGTTCGATGTCTCCAGCCCCTTCGGCAAACAGGCGTTCCACGGCGCCGAGTTCGGCTGGGCGAAAATGCTCAAGCAGCTCTCCGATGTCGTCGCGAACTTACGCTCCGGCTGCAGTGAGTCATCAACACGGGAGATCCCTGCGTCATGA
- a CDS encoding DUF4256 domain-containing protein, with protein MAKKATSTNALSTERRDELLKTLATRFENNMARHQGLAWAKVLPRLIASPGKLWSLNEMESTGGEPDVIGHDRKSGESIFVDCSAETPKGRRSICFDPEALESRKEHKPKHSAVGLAAEMGIDLLTEEQYRELQKLGEFDKATSSWVQTPADIRKLGGALFCDRRFGHIFLYHNGAESYYAARGFRGMLKV; from the coding sequence ATGGCCAAGAAGGCGACCTCCACGAACGCGTTGTCGACCGAACGACGCGACGAACTGCTCAAGACGCTCGCGACCCGGTTTGAGAACAACATGGCCCGTCATCAAGGGCTGGCCTGGGCCAAAGTCCTGCCCCGGCTCATCGCCAGCCCCGGGAAGCTGTGGTCGCTCAATGAAATGGAAAGCACCGGCGGCGAGCCGGATGTGATTGGCCACGACCGGAAATCGGGCGAGTCCATCTTCGTGGATTGCTCTGCCGAAACGCCGAAAGGTCGCCGGAGCATCTGCTTCGACCCCGAGGCGCTCGAATCCAGGAAAGAGCACAAGCCGAAACACAGCGCCGTTGGTCTCGCGGCCGAAATGGGAATCGACCTCCTGACGGAGGAGCAGTACCGGGAACTTCAGAAGCTCGGAGAGTTTGATAAGGCCACGTCGAGCTGGGTGCAGACGCCCGCCGACATCCGGAAGCTCGGCGGAGCCCTCTTCTGCGATCGCCGCTTCGGCCACATCTTCCTCTACCACAACGGAGCCGAATCCTACTACGCCGCCAGGGGCTTCCGGGGAATGCTCAAGGTGTAA